One window of Mycolicibacterium rufum genomic DNA carries:
- a CDS encoding IS110 family transposase: MSVLDVALDPATVIVAIDPGKAFHRVWISNGSGTLVDPMSLPVSRAGLSQLELALNKHGPDTPVIAIEATGSLHRPWVTALERRHPGSVRLFAPSETKSARMQLGSGRYKTDDRDCAALTYMARQGGGRRYAQQASVEALRAAVRHRRGLVADRKVAQQRLHDQLNALCPGLSAPVGHGRTLALETPTGLAVLACAAAFSGRPPQLRSLMCRAPGRLRTNTAHYWLQRWRECLPPPADAEHRAQRLNRDLGRYRRLRTDIEALDIEIAALLADTDGQILTTLPGVASIRAAAFAAHSLPIDRFPDAEHLYSATGLAPALYQSATLNRRGRISRQGLAEHRDALMGMAWGLTQNSPSFAERDAQLRARGMAPIQARVALARHACRLAYRLLRTQQPFDEQRYRQGRLSGGR; the protein is encoded by the coding sequence ATGTCAGTGTTGGACGTTGCGCTTGATCCGGCGACGGTGATCGTTGCGATAGATCCGGGCAAGGCATTTCATCGGGTGTGGATCAGCAACGGCTCGGGAACGCTGGTTGATCCGATGTCGTTGCCGGTCTCGCGAGCAGGCCTTTCCCAGCTGGAGTTGGCGCTGAACAAGCACGGTCCTGATACCCCGGTAATCGCGATCGAGGCGACGGGCAGCCTGCACCGACCGTGGGTCACCGCACTGGAACGCCGTCATCCCGGTTCAGTACGACTATTCGCTCCATCGGAGACGAAGTCTGCACGCATGCAGTTGGGTTCGGGCAGATACAAGACCGACGATCGTGACTGCGCGGCGCTGACGTACATGGCCCGCCAGGGCGGCGGTCGACGCTATGCCCAGCAGGCCTCGGTGGAGGCGTTGCGCGCCGCGGTCCGGCATCGTCGCGGGTTGGTGGCCGACCGCAAAGTCGCTCAGCAGCGCTTGCACGACCAGCTCAACGCACTGTGTCCCGGGTTGTCGGCACCAGTGGGTCACGGGCGAACCCTGGCACTGGAGACGCCCACGGGGCTAGCCGTGCTGGCGTGCGCGGCCGCGTTTTCCGGACGACCCCCGCAATTACGGTCGCTGATGTGTCGGGCGCCGGGGCGCTTAAGGACGAACACCGCCCACTACTGGCTGCAGCGGTGGCGCGAATGTCTGCCTCCGCCCGCCGATGCTGAGCACCGCGCTCAACGGTTGAACCGCGATCTGGGCCGATACCGTCGGCTCCGAACAGACATCGAAGCTCTCGACATCGAGATCGCGGCGTTGCTCGCCGACACCGACGGTCAGATCCTGACCACCCTTCCCGGTGTCGCATCGATCCGCGCGGCCGCCTTCGCCGCGCACAGTCTCCCGATCGACCGCTTCCCCGATGCTGAACATCTCTACTCCGCCACGGGTTTGGCACCAGCGCTCTACCAGTCAGCGACGCTCAACCGTCGCGGACGGATCTCCCGACAGGGACTGGCCGAACACCGCGATGCACTGATGGGGATGGCCTGGGGGCTGACCCAAAACTCACCATCATTTGCCGAGCGCGATGCTCAACTGCGCGCCCGTGGCATGGCCCCGATCCAGGCACGCGTCGCCCTTGCCCGCCACGCGTGCCGCCTGGCCTACCGACTCCTGCGAACCCAACAACCCTTCGATGAACAGCGCTATCGTCAAGGAAGGCTCAGCGGCGGACGGTGA
- a CDS encoding ArsR/SmtB family transcription factor, with translation MSNQQDGPADACCVTPPLLREPLTKPAAAEMAKKLKALADPVRLRLFSAIASHSGGEACVCDISGGIDVSQPTVSHHLKVLRAAGLLTSERRASWVYYAVVPEALREIAALLDLDAAALAGATA, from the coding sequence ATGTCGAATCAACAGGACGGGCCGGCCGACGCCTGCTGCGTGACGCCGCCGCTGCTGCGGGAGCCGCTCACTAAACCTGCAGCCGCCGAGATGGCCAAGAAGTTGAAGGCGCTCGCCGATCCGGTGCGGCTGCGGTTGTTCAGTGCGATCGCCAGTCATTCCGGTGGGGAGGCGTGCGTCTGTGACATCTCGGGCGGCATCGACGTCTCCCAACCCACGGTGTCGCATCACCTCAAGGTGTTGCGCGCCGCCGGTTTGTTGACCTCCGAGCGTCGGGCGTCGTGGGTGTACTACGCCGTAGTCCCGGAGGCGCTGCGCGAGATCGCGGCGCTGCTGGATCTCGACGCGGCAGCGCTGGCAGGGGCGACGGCATGA
- a CDS encoding arsenate reductase ArsC: MSDSPAALRPHRDLSIDQQHALKTAATRLERDFGDSFGVETIERFLHTSYDQFAGRASVPNFLPLLAERFARQRLHALARVEGKISDGKPTVLFLCTHNAGRSQMALGFFTHFAGDDAVAWSGGSEPGDRINPSAVAAMAEVGIDITGEFPKPWTDEIVQAADVVVTMGCGDACPIFPGKRYENWDLPDPEGQDVTAVRPIRDDLEERVRRLLAELHVTARQN, encoded by the coding sequence ATGTCTGATAGCCCCGCCGCCTTACGCCCGCACCGCGACCTGTCCATCGATCAGCAGCACGCGCTCAAGACTGCCGCTACCCGGTTGGAGCGCGACTTCGGCGACAGTTTCGGTGTCGAGACGATCGAACGGTTCCTGCACACGTCCTACGACCAGTTCGCCGGCCGCGCGTCGGTCCCCAATTTCCTTCCGCTGCTCGCCGAACGGTTCGCCCGCCAACGCCTGCACGCCTTGGCCCGGGTGGAAGGCAAGATCAGCGACGGCAAGCCCACGGTGCTGTTCCTGTGCACCCACAACGCCGGACGCTCCCAGATGGCCTTGGGCTTCTTCACCCACTTCGCCGGCGACGACGCCGTCGCGTGGTCGGGCGGCTCCGAACCCGGCGACCGCATCAACCCGTCCGCGGTCGCGGCGATGGCCGAGGTCGGCATCGACATCACCGGCGAGTTCCCCAAGCCCTGGACCGATGAAATCGTCCAGGCCGCTGACGTGGTGGTCACCATGGGCTGCGGCGATGCCTGCCCCATTTTCCCCGGCAAGCGTTACGAGAACTGGGACCTGCCCGACCCGGAAGGTCAGGACGTTACCGCGGTACGGCCGATCCGCGACGACCTCGAAGAACGCGTCCGTCGGCTGCTCGCGGAACTCCACGTCACCGCACGCCAGAACTAA
- a CDS encoding low molecular weight phosphatase family protein: MTTSSTPSVLFVCVKNGGKSQMAAGLMRHLAGDTVTVYSAGTKPGGAVNDLSAQALLEVGIDISGEQPKPVDYELARDVDLVVTLGREAQLDPLPGTRVENWDTDEPSERGIDGLERMRLVRDDIAVRVQRLHTTLTDA, translated from the coding sequence ATGACTACCTCGTCGACACCGTCGGTGCTGTTCGTGTGCGTCAAGAACGGCGGCAAATCGCAGATGGCCGCCGGGCTCATGCGCCACCTCGCCGGCGACACCGTGACCGTCTACTCCGCCGGCACCAAACCCGGTGGCGCGGTCAACGACCTGTCCGCCCAAGCCCTGCTCGAGGTCGGCATCGACATCAGCGGTGAGCAGCCCAAGCCGGTGGACTACGAGCTGGCCCGCGACGTCGACCTGGTGGTCACGCTCGGTCGGGAAGCCCAACTCGATCCGCTGCCGGGCACCCGGGTGGAGAACTGGGACACCGACGAACCCTCCGAACGCGGTATCGACGGCCTCGAACGTATGCGCCTGGTCCGCGACGACATCGCCGTCCGCGTGCAACGCCTGCACACCACGCTCACCGACGCCTGA
- a CDS encoding FAD-dependent oxidoreductase — protein sequence MPARHIVAIGGSDAGISAALRICELDPSTEVTVVVADAYPNFSICGIPYYVSGEVTHWTNLAHRTADDLAATGMRVLTDTRATRINVGEHTLDVLDPTGAPTELSYDALIVGTGAVSARPPITGLTGPDALGPKDGVHLLHSMGDTFAVMESLEQRQPATAVIIGAGYIGLEMAEGLTTRGIAVTQIEALPEVLPTVDPELGALVHDELERHGVQVLTNTTVSAVTRTANGALTVTAHRDGETLHQTVDFVLVVVGVKADVELAADAGAELGIKGAIAVDEAMRTTLSDVFAAGDCVHTHHRLLGVTWLPLGTTAHKQGRVAGENALGGDARFAGSLGTQVVKVFDLVAARTGLRDHEVLAADRGWTLATIAATPDDHKAYYPGATPIHIRITGDERTGRLLGAQLVGHRSAEVSKRVDTYAAALFHEMSVEGFSELDLSYTPPLGSPWDATQMATQTWARQLRAKGVQLTSEDHPTRV from the coding sequence ATGCCCGCACGCCATATCGTCGCCATCGGCGGCAGCGACGCCGGAATAAGCGCCGCTCTGCGCATCTGTGAACTCGACCCCAGCACCGAGGTCACCGTCGTCGTCGCCGACGCCTACCCCAATTTTTCCATCTGCGGCATCCCCTACTACGTCTCCGGGGAGGTCACGCACTGGACCAACCTGGCCCACCGCACCGCTGATGACCTAGCCGCCACCGGCATGCGGGTCCTCACCGACACCCGCGCCACCAGAATTAACGTCGGCGAGCACACCCTCGACGTCCTCGACCCCACCGGGGCGCCCACTGAACTGTCCTATGACGCCCTGATCGTGGGCACCGGCGCCGTCAGTGCCCGCCCACCGATCACCGGTTTGACCGGACCGGACGCCCTCGGCCCCAAAGATGGCGTGCACCTGCTGCATTCGATGGGCGACACCTTCGCCGTCATGGAGTCCCTGGAGCAACGCCAACCGGCCACCGCGGTCATCATCGGCGCCGGCTACATCGGTCTGGAGATGGCCGAAGGACTCACCACCCGCGGTATCGCCGTCACGCAGATCGAGGCGCTACCCGAAGTACTGCCGACCGTCGATCCCGAGCTGGGCGCCCTGGTCCATGACGAACTGGAACGCCACGGCGTGCAGGTCCTCACCAACACCACCGTCTCCGCCGTCACCCGCACCGCCAACGGCGCGCTCACCGTGACCGCTCATCGTGATGGCGAAACCCTGCATCAGACAGTTGATTTCGTTCTCGTCGTGGTCGGCGTGAAGGCTGATGTGGAGCTGGCCGCCGATGCCGGCGCCGAACTCGGGATCAAGGGCGCGATCGCCGTGGATGAGGCGATGCGCACCACCCTGTCGGATGTGTTCGCCGCCGGGGATTGCGTGCACACCCACCACCGCCTCCTCGGCGTGACCTGGCTGCCGCTGGGCACCACTGCCCACAAGCAGGGCCGCGTCGCCGGGGAGAACGCCCTCGGCGGCGACGCCCGCTTCGCCGGCAGCCTCGGCACCCAGGTGGTCAAGGTATTCGACCTGGTGGCCGCCCGCACCGGGCTGCGTGACCACGAAGTGCTGGCCGCAGACCGCGGATGGACACTAGCCACCATCGCTGCCACACCCGATGACCACAAGGCGTACTACCCGGGTGCGACCCCGATTCACATCCGGATCACTGGCGATGAACGCACCGGTCGACTGCTGGGGGCCCAACTCGTCGGTCACCGCAGTGCAGAGGTGTCCAAGCGGGTCGACACCTACGCCGCCGCGCTGTTCCACGAGATGAGCGTCGAGGGCTTCTCCGAGCTGGACCTGTCCTACACCCCGCCGCTGGGATCACCCTGGGATGCCACGCAAATGGCCACCCAGACCTGGGCGCGCCAACTCCGGGCGAAAGGCGTTCAGCTGACCTCGGAGGATCACCCAACACGGGTGTAG
- a CDS encoding DUF433 domain-containing protein: MKSNATHDDDRFTLGILNMADAARFLAIKRQTFHRWAKGYERGDALIHVVAAPARKANVSFIALTEAYVLEALRDAGVHIRRIRPALDALQKEFGREYVLTAPNLATDGIDVLWDFSKSRAGAGLIEARSGQNVIREIVQDYIQYISWDGGDVPYQLELRQWAPAKVVVDPRYGFGQPRFGTAGPRVADVAAMLRAGEPGEVVADEFGISREEVRTAARVLLGRAA, encoded by the coding sequence ATGAAGAGCAACGCCACTCATGACGATGATCGGTTCACTCTGGGCATCCTAAACATGGCTGACGCAGCGCGTTTCCTGGCGATCAAGCGACAAACTTTTCACCGTTGGGCAAAGGGTTACGAGCGTGGTGACGCGCTGATTCACGTGGTCGCAGCACCGGCCCGGAAAGCGAACGTGTCGTTCATTGCGCTCACCGAGGCTTACGTCCTAGAGGCGCTGCGTGATGCCGGAGTGCACATTCGGCGGATTCGGCCGGCGCTTGACGCGCTTCAGAAAGAGTTCGGCAGGGAGTACGTCCTCACCGCTCCCAATCTTGCAACAGACGGTATCGACGTCCTTTGGGATTTTTCCAAGTCGAGGGCAGGCGCTGGCCTCATCGAGGCGCGTTCAGGCCAGAATGTGATCCGCGAGATTGTCCAGGACTACATCCAGTACATCTCCTGGGACGGTGGAGATGTCCCATATCAGCTTGAACTGAGGCAATGGGCACCCGCGAAGGTGGTCGTCGATCCCCGCTATGGGTTCGGCCAGCCGCGCTTTGGTACTGCGGGCCCGCGTGTGGCGGACGTCGCGGCGATGCTGAGGGCGGGGGAGCCGGGGGAGGTGGTTGCTGATGAGTTCGGAATCTCCCGCGAAGAAGTCCGAACCGCCGCACGCGTCCTCCTGGGCCGCGCCGCCTGA
- a CDS encoding sterol desaturase family protein yields MVTSFVRYGYVPVMLFGVNGAAIALAHAPWAEVWMAALILIAVGLSFAAERTLPYSAEWNEPIGDGGRDFAHAFINETSLLLTVLVVPLLAMLNPFSSWWPSSLPFVLQVLIAIVVTDVGVTAVHVASHRVGWLWRFHAVHHSVKRFYGFNGLMKHPLHGALELAAGILPLLILGLPKAIAEVLTVAIAVQLLLQHSNADYRVGPLRKVLALNEGHRFHHLKWAGIGDVNFGLFTLGLDHALRTFSFDSQRRFSLDPPMNCLCRWVSI; encoded by the coding sequence ATGGTTACTTCGTTCGTCCGGTACGGCTATGTGCCGGTGATGTTGTTCGGTGTCAACGGTGCGGCAATTGCTCTGGCGCACGCGCCGTGGGCGGAGGTCTGGATGGCGGCCCTCATACTGATCGCGGTCGGCTTATCCTTCGCTGCGGAGCGAACGTTGCCCTATAGCGCAGAGTGGAACGAACCGATCGGCGACGGAGGCCGTGACTTCGCCCACGCGTTCATCAATGAAACCTCGCTGCTATTGACAGTTCTCGTCGTGCCTTTGCTGGCGATGCTCAATCCCTTTAGCTCGTGGTGGCCCTCCTCGCTGCCGTTCGTGCTTCAGGTTCTTATCGCAATCGTGGTGACCGATGTCGGTGTGACGGCGGTACATGTGGCCAGTCACAGGGTGGGGTGGCTGTGGCGTTTTCACGCAGTCCACCACAGCGTGAAACGCTTCTACGGCTTCAACGGTCTTATGAAGCATCCACTGCACGGGGCGCTGGAACTCGCAGCCGGCATTTTGCCGCTGCTCATCCTGGGCCTGCCGAAAGCGATCGCGGAGGTTCTCACGGTGGCTATTGCCGTTCAATTGCTGTTGCAGCACTCCAATGCCGACTACCGCGTCGGACCGCTACGTAAAGTACTCGCGCTCAACGAAGGTCACCGCTTCCACCATCTCAAGTGGGCTGGGATTGGTGACGTCAACTTCGGACTTTTCACCCTGGGATTGGATCACGCCCTCCGGACATTCTCCTTCGACTCCCAACGCCGGTTTAGCCTCGATCCACCGATGAATTGCCTGTGTAGGTGGGTGTCGATATAA
- a CDS encoding IS1380 family transposase, whose translation MQVSHGFAASSAVFDEDHLVSCAGLVPVMTLAEQTGLPNLLADKIFIPAPKIKSGSANPAPKLATVIAGMCAGADSIDDLNIVRAGGMKTLFGDVYAPSTIGTLLREFTFGHARQLESVLREHLAALCRRVELLPGSDSGVFIDIDSLLRPVYGHAKQGASYGHTKIAGKQVLRKGLSPLATTISTPGAAPVIAGMRLRAGKTGSGKGAGRMVAQAITTARAAGVTGQILVRGDSSYGTRAVVGACRRHGAQFSVVMGRNSAINRAINAIDDAAWTPVKYPGAVRDPDTGEWISDAEVAEISYTAFAATTDRFTARLVVRRVKDARFRDALFPVWRYHPFFTNTDLPTADADITHRQHAIIETVFADLIAGPLAHMPSGQFGANSAWVLCGAIAHNLLRAAGVLAGGAHAVARGATLRRTIITVPARLARPQRRPILHLPSHWPWTEHWLTLWRNTIGYSPPATATV comes from the coding sequence GTGCAAGTGTCCCACGGGTTCGCTGCGTCGTCGGCGGTCTTCGATGAGGATCATCTCGTGTCGTGCGCCGGACTGGTGCCGGTGATGACACTGGCTGAGCAGACCGGCCTGCCGAATCTGTTGGCTGACAAGATCTTCATCCCCGCGCCGAAGATCAAATCCGGGTCAGCGAATCCGGCACCGAAGCTGGCCACGGTGATCGCCGGGATGTGCGCCGGCGCCGACAGCATTGATGACCTCAACATCGTCCGGGCCGGGGGCATGAAAACACTCTTCGGCGATGTGTACGCACCATCAACCATCGGAACCCTGTTGCGGGAGTTCACCTTCGGACACGCACGCCAACTCGAATCAGTCCTGCGCGAACACTTGGCCGCCCTCTGCCGGCGCGTTGAGTTGCTACCCGGATCCGACAGCGGTGTGTTCATCGACATCGACTCCCTGCTACGACCGGTCTACGGCCATGCCAAACAAGGCGCCTCCTACGGACACACCAAAATCGCTGGCAAGCAGGTCCTGCGCAAAGGACTCTCGCCGTTGGCGACCACGATCAGCACCCCCGGTGCGGCGCCGGTGATCGCCGGGATGCGGCTGCGGGCCGGCAAGACCGGCTCCGGTAAAGGAGCCGGTCGAATGGTCGCCCAGGCCATCACCACGGCCCGAGCGGCCGGGGTCACCGGCCAGATCCTGGTCCGCGGCGATTCGTCCTACGGCACCCGCGCCGTCGTCGGCGCCTGCCGACGCCATGGTGCGCAATTCTCGGTGGTCATGGGCCGCAACAGCGCGATCAACCGGGCCATCAACGCCATCGACGACGCGGCGTGGACACCGGTGAAATACCCGGGCGCGGTGCGTGATCCCGACACCGGAGAGTGGATCTCTGATGCCGAAGTCGCCGAAATCAGCTACACCGCATTCGCGGCCACCACAGACCGCTTCACCGCCCGACTGGTGGTACGTCGGGTCAAAGATGCGCGCTTCCGCGACGCCCTGTTCCCGGTCTGGCGGTATCACCCGTTCTTCACCAACACCGACCTACCAACCGCCGACGCCGACATCACCCACCGTCAACACGCGATCATCGAAACTGTCTTCGCCGACCTGATCGCCGGCCCCTTGGCCCACATGCCCTCCGGGCAATTCGGCGCCAACTCCGCGTGGGTGCTCTGCGGGGCCATCGCCCACAATCTGCTGCGCGCCGCCGGTGTGCTTGCCGGTGGAGCGCACGCAGTGGCCCGGGGCGCCACCTTGCGACGCACGATCATCACCGTCCCGGCACGGCTGGCCCGACCGCAACGCCGACCCATCCTGCACCTACCCAGCCACTGGCCCTGGACCGAGCACTGGCTCACCCTGTGGCGCAACACCATCGGCTACAGCCCACCCGCTACCGCAACCGTCTAA
- a CDS encoding helix-turn-helix transcriptional regulator, translated as MRTRHTRDVTWLGEALIEPGKLVFRGQLGSAHAHGHAALQIVTIDDGAAFLVDADGRGLSAPAAIIPAGAEHSIEAQACQGMMLYLEPTSVIGSAVTALFRNTNRNDVREWVRLGKRLVNVDVVKQRHLSFAAHEVIAYLVGAEGQPRCAVHPGVEAAVDLLPGIIEGPVKLSDVARTVHLSADRLGRLFAHEVGMSFTAYVRWCRLIRAMEVVRDGGTITDAAHAAGFSDSAHANRVFHEMFGLAPIDARRGVRLT; from the coding sequence ATGCGCACTCGGCATACTCGTGACGTGACGTGGTTGGGCGAAGCGCTAATCGAGCCGGGAAAGCTCGTCTTCCGTGGACAGCTCGGTTCTGCACACGCGCACGGGCACGCCGCCTTGCAGATTGTGACCATCGACGATGGCGCTGCCTTCCTCGTCGACGCCGATGGGCGGGGCCTGTCGGCGCCCGCCGCGATCATCCCCGCAGGTGCGGAGCATTCTATCGAGGCTCAGGCCTGTCAGGGAATGATGCTGTACCTGGAGCCCACAAGTGTCATCGGTAGTGCAGTCACGGCCCTTTTTCGCAACACGAATCGCAACGATGTCCGAGAGTGGGTGCGGCTCGGAAAGAGGCTCGTCAATGTCGATGTTGTTAAGCAGCGGCATCTTTCGTTCGCGGCACACGAGGTCATCGCTTACCTGGTCGGAGCCGAGGGCCAACCTCGATGTGCCGTGCATCCGGGTGTGGAGGCTGCCGTGGACTTGCTGCCCGGAATCATCGAAGGTCCGGTGAAGCTCTCTGATGTCGCACGCACAGTGCACCTCTCTGCTGACCGTCTTGGGCGGCTGTTCGCGCACGAGGTTGGAATGTCGTTCACGGCTTACGTGCGGTGGTGCCGCCTCATCCGCGCGATGGAGGTGGTGCGGGATGGCGGAACCATCACCGACGCTGCGCATGCTGCCGGGTTCAGCGACAGTGCACACGCCAACCGCGTCTTCCATGAGATGTTCGGGCTGGCACCTATCGATGCCCGGCGAGGTGTACGACTCACCTGA
- a CDS encoding L,D-transpeptidase, giving the protein MKVLAGRRKVVALSVISAVAVLVTASQTSALKSRLTNTVVAPGALEVEQTPQAAPEPPVIEILPRTGASDVVPVGAVKVTATVGTLTDVRMQNEQGRVVAGRLVEGGRAWEPAEPLGYGRSYTLSATGRGADASTVTTVSEFSTVAPQSQVGVRLGMTNGASLSEGGVYGVGTVIVATFDADIPDRAAAESRLQVITTPQLAGSWMWINDRKAHWRPREYYPSGTEVTVKADLYGTDLGSGLFGEQDRQVSFRIGPSRVAIADDTTKQVSVYENGNLIRTMPTSMGRGGTQTVGGKTIAFWTQPGVYTVMEKQNPVLMDSSTYGLPVDSASGYKISVPHAVRISPDGIYLHEREATVWAQGNTNVSAGCLNLSAENAEWYYNFANPGDVVEIRNTGGAPLEQWQNGDWSVPWDGWMGGSALRP; this is encoded by the coding sequence ATGAAAGTGTTGGCTGGACGCCGAAAGGTAGTTGCGCTGAGTGTGATCTCGGCTGTCGCGGTGCTCGTGACGGCATCGCAGACAAGTGCTCTCAAGTCTCGGTTGACGAATACGGTGGTTGCGCCCGGTGCCCTGGAGGTTGAGCAGACGCCGCAGGCCGCGCCCGAGCCTCCCGTAATCGAGATTCTTCCCCGCACAGGCGCCAGCGATGTGGTCCCCGTCGGCGCAGTGAAGGTGACCGCGACAGTTGGCACCCTGACTGATGTGCGGATGCAGAACGAACAGGGCCGGGTCGTCGCGGGTCGCTTGGTGGAGGGCGGACGTGCCTGGGAGCCCGCCGAGCCACTCGGATACGGACGGTCCTATACGCTCAGCGCGACCGGCCGGGGCGCTGACGCCAGCACCGTCACGACGGTTTCGGAGTTCTCTACTGTCGCACCGCAATCCCAGGTCGGAGTTCGGCTGGGCATGACCAACGGAGCGTCGCTGTCGGAGGGTGGTGTGTACGGTGTCGGAACCGTGATCGTGGCAACCTTCGACGCGGATATCCCTGACCGGGCTGCGGCCGAATCTCGCCTCCAGGTCATAACGACGCCGCAGTTGGCGGGCTCCTGGATGTGGATCAACGATCGCAAGGCGCACTGGCGGCCCCGTGAGTATTATCCTTCCGGCACTGAGGTCACGGTCAAAGCCGATCTCTACGGTACTGATCTGGGTAGTGGACTATTCGGAGAACAGGACAGGCAGGTCAGCTTCCGGATTGGGCCGTCTCGTGTCGCGATCGCCGATGACACGACCAAACAGGTCAGTGTTTACGAGAACGGCAATTTGATCCGTACGATGCCGACATCGATGGGCCGGGGAGGGACGCAGACTGTCGGGGGCAAGACAATCGCGTTCTGGACGCAACCTGGCGTTTATACGGTGATGGAGAAACAGAATCCCGTCTTGATGGACTCGTCAACCTACGGATTGCCCGTCGATTCGGCATCGGGGTACAAGATCAGCGTCCCGCACGCGGTGCGGATCAGTCCCGACGGCATCTACCTCCATGAGCGCGAAGCGACCGTGTGGGCGCAGGGAAACACCAACGTTTCGGCAGGCTGTTTGAATCTGAGCGCAGAGAACGCCGAGTGGTACTACAACTTTGCCAATCCAGGCGATGTTGTCGAGATCCGAAATACCGGCGGCGCACCGCTGGAACAGTGGCAGAACGGAGATTGGTCTGTGCCTTGGGACGGATGGATGGGTGGCAGCGCGTTGCGCCCCTGA
- a CDS encoding fused MFS/spermidine synthase, giving the protein MTGPPPVPDDDPSSQSLPGVGARTAAVLVFTSSAAVLVVEITALRLLAPYLGLTLETSTLVIGIALAAIALGSWAGGRLADRDDPRRWLGPSLGISGVVVAFTPSAVRTAAEWAPATLLIVAALTILAPGALLSAVTPMVTKMRLIKLAQTGTVVGQLSGVGTVGAIAGTVLTGFVFVSRVPVSVILIGLGSILVLGGIVVEWRMRRRNTVSAAVLTLLTVGAGLAGYVAPGGCDVETKYHCARVIADPERDSGRTLMLDGARHSYIDLQDPAVLQFKYVRAFASAVDASFPTEETLEAYHLGGGGLTFPRYLAATRPGTHNVVSEIDGGVVRIDRDQLGSASEAGLEVRVEDGRLGLARLDDDSRDLIVGDAFGGVSVPWHLTTVEALTDIRRVLKEDGVYIANLIDYGELAFARAEVATLTEVFKYVIVTAEAGDVGVDSATTPDGGNLVVLASDRPVDHDALQRVLNTRNTGWTTATGNDLRLWISDAQVLTDDYAPVDQLLDPYRQQSGE; this is encoded by the coding sequence GTGACCGGTCCCCCGCCAGTTCCCGACGACGATCCGTCATCTCAATCGCTGCCCGGGGTCGGAGCGCGCACCGCCGCGGTCCTTGTGTTCACCTCTTCGGCGGCAGTGCTGGTGGTGGAGATCACCGCGCTGCGGTTGCTGGCGCCGTACCTCGGGCTGACCCTGGAAACAAGCACCCTGGTCATCGGAATCGCCTTGGCCGCAATTGCCCTTGGCTCCTGGGCGGGCGGCCGCCTTGCCGACCGCGATGATCCGCGTCGCTGGTTGGGGCCATCGCTGGGGATATCGGGCGTGGTCGTGGCGTTCACGCCTTCCGCAGTCCGCACGGCGGCCGAATGGGCGCCTGCGACGCTGTTGATCGTTGCGGCGCTCACTATTCTGGCACCCGGAGCGTTGCTATCGGCGGTGACACCGATGGTGACCAAGATGCGCCTGATCAAGCTCGCCCAGACGGGCACCGTTGTCGGTCAGCTGTCTGGCGTAGGCACCGTCGGTGCCATCGCCGGCACTGTGCTTACCGGATTTGTCTTCGTGTCGCGGGTGCCAGTCAGCGTGATACTTATCGGCCTTGGATCAATATTGGTGCTCGGCGGCATCGTTGTGGAGTGGCGCATGCGCCGGCGGAACACTGTCAGCGCCGCCGTACTTACGCTCCTAACCGTCGGCGCGGGTCTGGCTGGCTACGTTGCACCCGGCGGTTGCGACGTGGAAACCAAGTACCATTGCGCCCGAGTCATCGCCGACCCGGAGCGAGACAGCGGCCGCACCCTCATGCTCGACGGCGCGCGCCACTCGTACATAGACCTCCAAGATCCGGCCGTCCTGCAGTTCAAGTATGTGCGCGCCTTTGCGTCGGCCGTCGACGCATCCTTCCCGACCGAAGAGACACTGGAGGCCTACCACCTTGGTGGAGGCGGCCTCACCTTCCCGCGATACCTCGCTGCTACTCGGCCAGGAACCCATAACGTGGTGTCCGAAATCGACGGCGGCGTGGTGCGCATAGACCGAGACCAACTCGGATCAGCTTCCGAGGCCGGGCTTGAGGTGCGCGTCGAGGACGGCAGACTGGGCCTTGCGCGGCTCGATGACGACAGCCGTGATCTGATCGTCGGCGACGCCTTCGGCGGCGTGAGCGTGCCTTGGCACCTGACGACTGTGGAAGCGCTGACAGACATACGTCGAGTCCTCAAAGAGGACGGTGTGTACATTGCGAATCTCATCGATTACGGAGAGCTGGCGTTTGCACGTGCCGAAGTCGCAACACTCACAGAGGTTTTCAAGTACGTCATAGTCACCGCCGAGGCCGGCGACGTCGGCGTCGATTCCGCGACGACACCCGATGGCGGCAACCTGGTCGTGCTCGCCTCCGATCGACCGGTTGACCATGACGCCCTTCAGAGGGTTCTGAATACTCGCAACACCGGGTGGACGACCGCTACCGGCAACGACCTCAGATTGTGGATCAGCGACGCCCAAGTGCTGACCGACGACTACGCTCCCGTTGATCAACTTCTCGATCCCTACCGTCAACAGAGCGGGGAGTAA